One genomic window of Bradyrhizobium sp. CCGE-LA001 includes the following:
- a CDS encoding DUF2171 domain-containing protein: MSEIREHMKIIGRDGAHVGTVDRLEGNRIKLTRKDSPEGHKDHHHYIDTKYVGAVEGDTVKLSVNADAVPKQEAA; encoded by the coding sequence ATGTCGGAAATCAGAGAGCACATGAAGATCATCGGCAGGGACGGCGCGCATGTCGGCACCGTCGACCGCCTCGAGGGCAACCGGATCAAGCTGACCCGGAAGGACAGCCCCGAAGGTCACAAGGACCATCATCACTATATCGATACCAAATATGTCGGCGCCGTCGAGGGTGACACCGTCAAGCTGTCGGTGAATGCCGACGCCGTGCCCAAGCAGGAAGCGGCATAA
- a CDS encoding DUF6481 family protein, with protein sequence MSGFREPGFADRQKAAQDARKNLLNKFKSQPGPDDPAVAAKRAEREALAAKRAEAKAAREAEKVEQKRLEDEAKAAEAARIAREAEEAAERQAALEAEQKAKRDARYAARKSKRK encoded by the coding sequence ATGAGTGGATTCAGGGAACCCGGGTTTGCAGACCGGCAAAAGGCGGCACAAGACGCCCGCAAAAATCTTTTGAACAAGTTCAAGTCGCAGCCGGGTCCTGATGATCCCGCAGTTGCGGCGAAGCGTGCCGAACGCGAGGCCCTTGCGGCCAAGCGCGCCGAAGCCAAGGCCGCGCGCGAAGCCGAGAAGGTCGAGCAGAAGCGCCTTGAGGACGAGGCCAAGGCCGCCGAGGCCGCACGGATTGCACGCGAAGCCGAGGAAGCCGCAGAACGACAGGCTGCGCTCGAAGCCGAGCAAAAGGCCAAGCGCGACGCCCGTTATGCGGCCCGCAAGTCCAAGCGCAAGTAA
- a CDS encoding TRAP transporter large permease translates to MSVFGIGLSYGIATLLVMFSGMPIAFALGAVAVVFMAIYMPTASLDTVTQNVYEEMASITLLSIPLFILKGAAIGKSRAGQDLYSALHAWLHRVPGGLGVANVFACALFAAMAGSSPATCSAIGSAGIPEMRKRGYSGGFAAGIIAAGGTLGILLPPSITMILFAVAAEKSLGRLFLAGIGPGLLLVFLFGAYAVIRFRQEYAAAELAYKNGGPEAPILHRDEYTLAERFSVLPRVIPFVLLLTGVMVALYGGYATPSETAGLGGLLALALIAAIYSVWRPSDLAPIIRSTIRESTMLMMIIGMSLLYSYVMSYLHISQSVAEAIVAMHLPRWELLFAILVMVVVLGFFLPPVSIILMTAPIILPPLRAANFDIIWFGVVMTIVMEMGLIHPPVGLNIFVIRNVAPDIPLREVIWGTLPFVLLMMLAVLLLCLVPGISTWLPDLVMGPDGSR, encoded by the coding sequence ATGAGCGTTTTCGGTATCGGTCTCTCTTACGGGATCGCGACGCTGCTCGTGATGTTTTCGGGCATGCCGATTGCGTTCGCACTCGGCGCGGTCGCGGTCGTCTTCATGGCCATCTACATGCCCACCGCGTCGCTCGATACGGTCACGCAGAATGTCTACGAGGAAATGGCCTCGATCACGCTGTTGTCGATCCCGCTGTTCATTTTGAAGGGCGCTGCGATCGGCAAGTCGCGCGCCGGCCAGGATCTCTATTCGGCGCTGCATGCCTGGCTGCATCGCGTGCCCGGTGGCCTCGGCGTTGCCAACGTGTTCGCCTGCGCGCTGTTTGCGGCGATGGCGGGGTCTTCGCCCGCAACCTGCTCGGCGATCGGCTCGGCCGGCATCCCCGAGATGCGCAAGCGCGGCTACTCCGGCGGCTTCGCCGCCGGCATCATCGCAGCGGGCGGCACGCTCGGCATCCTGCTGCCGCCCTCGATCACCATGATCCTGTTTGCTGTCGCGGCCGAAAAGTCACTCGGGCGGCTGTTCCTCGCCGGCATCGGGCCCGGCCTGCTGCTTGTCTTCCTGTTCGGCGCCTATGCCGTCATCCGCTTCCGTCAGGAATATGCCGCCGCCGAACTGGCCTACAAGAACGGCGGACCGGAGGCGCCTATCCTGCATCGCGACGAGTACACGCTCGCCGAACGCTTCAGCGTGCTGCCGCGCGTGATCCCGTTCGTGCTGCTGCTCACCGGTGTCATGGTCGCGCTCTATGGCGGCTACGCCACGCCGTCGGAGACCGCCGGCCTCGGCGGCCTGCTCGCGCTGGCGCTGATCGCGGCGATCTACAGCGTGTGGCGGCCCAGCGACCTCGCCCCGATCATAAGGTCGACGATCCGGGAATCGACCATGCTGATGATGATCATCGGCATGTCGCTGCTCTATTCCTACGTGATGAGCTATCTGCACATCTCGCAATCGGTCGCCGAAGCCATCGTCGCGATGCACCTGCCGCGCTGGGAGCTGCTGTTTGCGATCCTCGTCATGGTCGTCGTGCTCGGCTTCTTCCTGCCGCCGGTCTCGATCATCCTGATGACGGCGCCGATCATCCTGCCGCCGCTCCGCGCCGCCAATTTCGACATCATCTGGTTCGGCGTGGTCATGACCATCGTGATGGAGATGGGGCTGATCCATCCGCCGGTCGGCCTCAACATCTTCGTCATCCGCAACGTCGCGCCGGATATCCCCTTGCGCGAGGTGATCTGGGGTACCCTGCCCTTCGTGCTGCTGATGATGCTGGCGGTGCTGCTGCTGTGCCTGGTGCCGGGGATCTCGACTTGGCTGCCGGACCTCGTGATGGGGCCGGACGGGAGCAGGTAG
- a CDS encoding hydroxymethylglutaryl-CoA lyase yields MSDSVRIIEMGPRDGLQNEKTPVSVEARIAFIEALVAAGLNTVEVGAFVSPKAIPQMASSDAVLRGVSHVTNAEFHVLVPNEKGYDAARAAGAKVVSVFAAASEGFSRANINCTVAESIERFKPVLARAKADGIPVRGYISCVLGCPFDGEIKPKAVADLADTLFGLGCYEISLGDTIGVGTPAKAKEMLRAVSANIPAAKLAMHFHDTYGQALSNLYAGMEEGVRVIDAAAGGLGGCPYAPGATGNVATEDVVYMLEGMGIRTGVDMDKLLAATNEMSGVLGKPPVSRVASALNAKRKRATS; encoded by the coding sequence ATGAGCGATTCCGTCCGCATCATCGAAATGGGGCCGCGCGACGGCCTTCAGAACGAGAAGACGCCGGTCAGCGTCGAGGCCCGCATCGCCTTCATCGAGGCGCTGGTCGCGGCTGGCCTTAACACCGTCGAGGTCGGCGCGTTCGTCTCGCCCAAGGCGATCCCGCAGATGGCCAGCTCGGATGCCGTGCTGCGTGGCGTCAGCCACGTGACCAACGCCGAATTCCACGTGCTGGTGCCGAACGAAAAGGGCTACGACGCCGCGCGCGCAGCGGGCGCGAAAGTCGTCTCGGTGTTTGCCGCCGCTTCCGAAGGCTTTTCGCGGGCGAACATCAACTGCACGGTCGCGGAATCCATCGAGCGGTTCAAGCCGGTGCTGGCGCGCGCCAAAGCCGACGGCATTCCAGTGCGCGGATATATCTCCTGCGTGCTCGGCTGCCCCTTCGACGGCGAGATCAAGCCGAAGGCGGTGGCCGATCTCGCGGATACGCTGTTCGGGCTCGGCTGCTACGAGATCTCCCTCGGCGATACCATTGGGGTCGGCACACCTGCCAAGGCGAAGGAGATGCTACGCGCGGTCAGCGCCAACATTCCCGCAGCCAAGCTTGCGATGCATTTCCATGACACCTACGGCCAGGCGCTCTCCAATCTCTATGCAGGGATGGAGGAGGGCGTGCGCGTCATCGACGCGGCCGCCGGCGGCCTCGGCGGCTGTCCCTATGCACCGGGCGCGACCGGCAATGTCGCGACCGAAGACGTCGTCTACATGCTCGAAGGCATGGGCATCAGGACCGGCGTCGACATGGATAAGCTGCTGGCGGCCACCAACGAGATGAGCGGCGTTTTGGGCAAGCCGCCCGTGAGCCGCGTGGCGTCCGCGCTGAATGCGAAGAGGAAGCGGGCAACTTCGTAG
- a CDS encoding TRAP transporter small permease translates to MSHGPLPDRDDQANAAASTGLAAAIDRGLAILNSIIVVFAAIALVAACAILSYSVLSRALYKAANYWQDEAAVFLLVGATFMTAAYVQQHRGHIGIEAFVGLLSPLANRVRLWLVDAATFLFCAFFTWKSWTLAHEAYVDGQVSNSMWSPPLAIPYTLMALGMSLLCIQILVQLALPFAGAKRP, encoded by the coding sequence ATGAGTCACGGTCCGCTTCCGGATCGTGATGACCAGGCGAACGCTGCCGCAAGCACCGGCCTTGCGGCGGCGATCGATCGCGGTCTCGCCATCCTCAACAGCATCATCGTCGTGTTCGCGGCGATCGCACTGGTCGCAGCCTGTGCGATTCTGAGCTACAGCGTGCTCAGCCGCGCGCTGTACAAGGCGGCGAACTACTGGCAGGACGAGGCCGCCGTGTTCCTGCTGGTCGGCGCGACCTTCATGACGGCAGCCTATGTGCAGCAGCACCGCGGGCACATCGGCATCGAGGCCTTCGTCGGCCTGCTCTCGCCGCTCGCGAACAGGGTCCGGCTCTGGCTGGTCGATGCCGCCACCTTCCTGTTCTGCGCCTTCTTCACCTGGAAATCCTGGACGCTGGCGCACGAAGCCTATGTCGACGGCCAGGTCTCCAACTCGATGTGGTCGCCGCCGCTCGCCATTCCCTACACCCTGATGGCGCTCGGGATGAGCCTGCTCTGCATCCAGATCCTCGTGCAGCTTGCGCTGCCTTTCGCCGGAGCCAAGCGGCCATGA
- a CDS encoding TRAP transporter substrate-binding protein — protein sequence MLTRRHLLATAVAAPAILRLGTGTAQAATTLKISHQFPGGTIDKGDFRDRLCRMFAAEIAKRSNGDIAAEIYPNSSLIKTNAQFSAMRKGALDISLYPMPYAGGEVPETNIGLMPGLVTTYDQGLRWKKEPVGKALTDFLADKGIILLTWVWQAGGVASRSKPIVAPEDAKGLKVRGGSREMDMVLQTAGASVLSVPSNEIYAAMQTGACDAGITSSTSLISFRLEEVAKSLTSGAGASYWFMLEPLMMSKAIFDKLPKNHQDILLAVGTELESFGRKGAQDDDVEVAKVYEKAGAKVSALDAATVGKWRDIARDTAWKDYAAKTATAANLLKLATDVAA from the coding sequence ATGCTCACGCGCCGCCACCTGCTCGCGACCGCCGTCGCCGCGCCCGCCATTCTCCGCCTCGGCACCGGTACCGCGCAGGCCGCCACCACGCTGAAGATCTCGCACCAATTCCCGGGCGGCACCATCGACAAGGGCGACTTCCGCGACCGGCTCTGCCGCATGTTCGCTGCAGAGATTGCCAAGCGCAGCAACGGCGACATCGCTGCCGAGATCTATCCGAACTCCTCTCTGATCAAGACCAACGCGCAGTTCTCCGCGATGCGCAAAGGCGCGCTCGACATCAGCCTCTATCCGATGCCCTATGCCGGCGGCGAAGTGCCGGAAACCAATATCGGCCTGATGCCGGGTCTGGTAACCACCTACGACCAGGGCCTGCGCTGGAAGAAGGAGCCGGTCGGCAAGGCGCTGACCGACTTCCTCGCCGACAAGGGCATCATCCTGCTCACCTGGGTCTGGCAGGCCGGCGGCGTCGCCAGCCGGTCCAAGCCGATCGTCGCGCCTGAGGACGCCAAGGGCCTGAAGGTGCGCGGCGGCTCGCGCGAGATGGACATGGTGCTCCAGACCGCCGGCGCCTCGGTGCTGTCGGTGCCCTCGAACGAAATCTACGCTGCGATGCAGACCGGCGCCTGCGATGCCGGCATCACCTCCTCGACCAGCCTGATCTCGTTCCGCCTCGAAGAGGTCGCGAAGTCGCTGACATCAGGGGCCGGCGCCTCATATTGGTTCATGCTCGAGCCGCTGATGATGTCGAAAGCGATCTTCGACAAGCTGCCGAAGAACCATCAGGACATCCTGCTCGCAGTCGGCACCGAGCTCGAGTCCTTCGGCCGCAAGGGCGCGCAGGACGACGACGTCGAGGTCGCCAAGGTCTACGAGAAGGCTGGCGCCAAGGTCTCGGCGCTCGACGCTGCGACCGTCGGCAAGTGGCGCGACATCGCCCGCGACACGGCCTGGAAGGACTACGCCGCCAAGACCGCGACCGCTGCGAACCTGCTCAAGCTCGCCACCGACGTCGCCGCATGA
- a CDS encoding pentapeptide MXKDX repeat protein produces the protein MTIRTRIVFGVSAAALSLGLALSPAAFAQDKMGKDGGMMKKDTMSKDAMKKDTMSKDDGMKKDHMSKDGMKKDDGMMKKN, from the coding sequence ATGACCATTCGCACCCGCATCGTGTTCGGCGTTTCCGCTGCCGCTCTGTCGCTTGGCCTCGCGCTGTCGCCGGCCGCTTTTGCTCAGGACAAGATGGGCAAGGACGGCGGCATGATGAAGAAAGACACGATGTCCAAGGACGCCATGAAGAAGGACACCATGTCCAAGGACGACGGCATGAAGAAGGATCACATGTCGAAGGACGGGATGAAGAAAGACGACGGCATGATGAAGAAGAACTGA